One Pyrus communis chromosome 13, drPyrComm1.1, whole genome shotgun sequence genomic window carries:
- the LOC137713426 gene encoding transcription repressor KAN1-like isoform X2, protein MLHEKGFSSEAAAGGRSCLSLNPIPDLSLHISPPDTNTNSAPSSICTDRATPDHDSASCFNIWRRDTDEEDTNGGALTNKSHSDSCIRASHTSSSPVAADADTELSLANPSASEAESAWKKNYFGGGDVYHDEGKNSSNIVSSSNKIPLLERLNPIKGIPVYSTSSTNCSFPPTFSPNPVYQTAPYLSNSFRPAAPAGNCSGMGMGIGMGLGGFNGITMDSLSLGVGGVQPQQPQHQRQHYFPSYNLNPHYPQQHHCVGGGGNYNADLSSNGFIMRSRFTPPKLIGQNINKRNMRAPRMRWTTSLHARFVHAVELLGGHERATPKSVLELMDVKDLTLAHVKSHLQMYRTVKNTDKPLASSDGSGDEDLLSTTNHHHNSNSNGLLNQRGASNATLNLEHDHMEHHPSNNLWGNSSRYDLHL, encoded by the exons ATGCTTCACGAAAAAGGGTTTTCATCAGAAGCAGCTGCAGGCGGCAGAAGCTGCCTATCTTTGAATCCGATTCCTGATCTTTCACTCCACATAAGCCCTCCAGACACAAACACAAATAGTGCTCCATCCTCCATTTGCACCGACCGAGCAACGCCCGATCACGACTCTGCCAGCTGCTTCAACATATGGCGAAGAGACACCGACGAGGAAGATACCAACGGCGGCGCCCTAACCAACAAATCCCACAGCGACAGCTGTATTAGGGCCAGTCACACCAGTTCTTCCCCAGTAGCCGCTGATGCCGATACTGAGCTCTCCCTCGCCAATCCCTCGGCCTCAGAGGCCGAAAGCGCATGGAAGAAGAACTATTTCGGCGGCGGAGACGTTTACCATGACGAAGGGAAGAACAGTAGTAATATTGTAAGTAGTAGCAATAAGATTCCGTTGCTTGAGAGACTCAACCCCATCAAAGGGATTCCTGTTTACAGTACTAGTAGTACTAATTGCTCGTTTCCTCCTACGTTTTCGCCTAATCCTGTGTACCAAACGGCGCCGTATCTGTCTAATTCCTTCAGACCGGCAGCACCTGCTGGGAATTGTAGTGGCATGGGCATGGGAATTGGAATGGGATTGGGAGGGTTTAACGGGATAACGATGGACAGTTTAAGCCTAGGAGTAGGAGGAGTGCAACCACAACAGCCGCAGCATCAACGGCAACACTATTTTCCGTCCTATAATTTGAATCCTCATTACCCTCAGCAGCATCATTGTGTAGGGGGAGGTGGGAATTACAACGCCGACTTGTCGTCCAATGGTTTCATCATGAGATCTAGATTTACGCCTCCAAAGCTCATAGGGCAGAATATCAACAAGAGGAACATGAGAGCTCCCAGGATGCGATGGACTACTTCTCTTCACGCCCGTTTTGTTCATGCTGTCGAGCTCCTTGGTGGTCATGAAA ggGCTACTCCAAAGTCCGTGTTGGAGCTCATGGATGTGAAGGATCTCACACTTGCTCATGTTAAGAGCCATTTGCAG ATGTATAGAACCGTTAAGAACACTGACAAACCTCTAGCTTCCTCTG ACGGATCTGGGGATGAAGATCTTTTGTCTACAACAAACCATCATcataattcaaattcaaatggtTTACTTAACCAAAGAGGAGCCTCAAATGCAACTTTAAACTTAGAGCATGATCATATGGAACACCACCCTTCTAACAATCTATGGGGCAACTCCTCCAG GTATGATCTTCATTTGTGA
- the LOC137713426 gene encoding transcription repressor KAN1-like isoform X1 yields the protein MLHEKGFSSEAAAGGRSCLSLNPIPDLSLHISPPDTNTNSAPSSICTDRATPDHDSASCFNIWRRDTDEEDTNGGALTNKSHSDSCIRASHTSSSPVAADADTELSLANPSASEAESAWKKNYFGGGDVYHDEGKNSSNIVSSSNKIPLLERLNPIKGIPVYSTSSTNCSFPPTFSPNPVYQTAPYLSNSFRPAAPAGNCSGMGMGIGMGLGGFNGITMDSLSLGVGGVQPQQPQHQRQHYFPSYNLNPHYPQQHHCVGGGGNYNADLSSNGFIMRSRFTPPKLIGQNINKRNMRAPRMRWTTSLHARFVHAVELLGGHERATPKSVLELMDVKDLTLAHVKSHLQMYRTVKNTDKPLASSDGSGDEDLLSTTNHHHNSNSNGLLNQRGASNATLNLEHDHMEHHPSNNLWGNSSSFCLGNQNPRPSFSETKKYDLHL from the exons ATGCTTCACGAAAAAGGGTTTTCATCAGAAGCAGCTGCAGGCGGCAGAAGCTGCCTATCTTTGAATCCGATTCCTGATCTTTCACTCCACATAAGCCCTCCAGACACAAACACAAATAGTGCTCCATCCTCCATTTGCACCGACCGAGCAACGCCCGATCACGACTCTGCCAGCTGCTTCAACATATGGCGAAGAGACACCGACGAGGAAGATACCAACGGCGGCGCCCTAACCAACAAATCCCACAGCGACAGCTGTATTAGGGCCAGTCACACCAGTTCTTCCCCAGTAGCCGCTGATGCCGATACTGAGCTCTCCCTCGCCAATCCCTCGGCCTCAGAGGCCGAAAGCGCATGGAAGAAGAACTATTTCGGCGGCGGAGACGTTTACCATGACGAAGGGAAGAACAGTAGTAATATTGTAAGTAGTAGCAATAAGATTCCGTTGCTTGAGAGACTCAACCCCATCAAAGGGATTCCTGTTTACAGTACTAGTAGTACTAATTGCTCGTTTCCTCCTACGTTTTCGCCTAATCCTGTGTACCAAACGGCGCCGTATCTGTCTAATTCCTTCAGACCGGCAGCACCTGCTGGGAATTGTAGTGGCATGGGCATGGGAATTGGAATGGGATTGGGAGGGTTTAACGGGATAACGATGGACAGTTTAAGCCTAGGAGTAGGAGGAGTGCAACCACAACAGCCGCAGCATCAACGGCAACACTATTTTCCGTCCTATAATTTGAATCCTCATTACCCTCAGCAGCATCATTGTGTAGGGGGAGGTGGGAATTACAACGCCGACTTGTCGTCCAATGGTTTCATCATGAGATCTAGATTTACGCCTCCAAAGCTCATAGGGCAGAATATCAACAAGAGGAACATGAGAGCTCCCAGGATGCGATGGACTACTTCTCTTCACGCCCGTTTTGTTCATGCTGTCGAGCTCCTTGGTGGTCATGAAA ggGCTACTCCAAAGTCCGTGTTGGAGCTCATGGATGTGAAGGATCTCACACTTGCTCATGTTAAGAGCCATTTGCAG ATGTATAGAACCGTTAAGAACACTGACAAACCTCTAGCTTCCTCTG ACGGATCTGGGGATGAAGATCTTTTGTCTACAACAAACCATCATcataattcaaattcaaatggtTTACTTAACCAAAGAGGAGCCTCAAATGCAACTTTAAACTTAGAGCATGATCATATGGAACACCACCCTTCTAACAATCTATGGGGCAACTCCTCCAG CTTTTGCTTGGGAAATCAGAATCCACGTCCTTCCTTTTCTGAAACTAAAAA GTATGATCTTCATTTGTGA